One genomic window of Gossypium hirsutum isolate 1008001.06 chromosome D11, Gossypium_hirsutum_v2.1, whole genome shotgun sequence includes the following:
- the LOC107913585 gene encoding photosystem I reaction center subunit N, chloroplastic: MAAMNSSVLACNYAISGTGSSELNAKLASAPSVASPVMCGGHKLPVIRAQQAKFSDSKGSGASEGRRAAMLYLAAGLFTTAVASSANAGVIDEYLEKSKANKELNDKKRLATSGANFSRAYTVQFGTCKFPENFTGCQDLAKQKKVPFISDDLALECEGKDKYKCGSNVFWKW; encoded by the exons ATGGCAGCCATGAACTCCAGTGTTTTGGCATGCAACTATGCTATCTCAGGCACTGGATCATCTGAGCTTAATGCCAAGCTTGCTTCAGCACCATCAGTTGCTTCCCCAGTTATGTGCGGTGGTCACAAGTTGCCTGTGATCAGAGCCCAGCAGGCTAAATTTTCTGATTCCAAAGGATCAGGTGCCAGTGAAGGAAGAAGAGCTGCTATGCTCTACTTGGCAGCTGGCCTTTTCACCACAGCTGTTGCTTCTTCTGCAAATGCTGGGGTCATTGACGAGTACCTTGAAAAGAGCAAAGCTAACAAG GAATTGAATGACAAGAAGAGGTTGGCAACAAGTGGAGCAAACTTTTCCAGAGCATACACTGTTCAATTTGGCACTTGCAAGTTCCCTGAGAACTTCACTGGCTGCCAGGATCTTGCAAAGCAAAAG AAAGTACCATTCATCTCTGATGATTTGGCCTTGGAATGTGAAGGGAAGGACAAATACAAGTGTGGTTCCAACGTTTTCTGGAAATGGTGA
- the LOC107913586 gene encoding 26S proteasome regulatory subunit 4 homolog B — MGQGTPGGLNRQGLPGDRKGDGSNKKEKKFEPAAPPARVGRKQRKQKGPEAAARLPTVTPLSKCKLRLLKLERIKDYLLMEEEFVANQERLKPQEEKAEEDRSKVDDLRGSPMSVGNLEELIDENHAIVSSSVGPEYYVGILSFVDKDQLEPGCAILMHNKVLSVVGLLQDEVDPMVSVMKVEKAPLESYADIGGLDAQIQEIKEAVELPLTHPELYEDIGIKPPKGVILYGEPGTGKTLLAKAVANSTSATFLRVVGSELIQKYLGDGPKLVRELFRVADDLSPSIVFIDEIDAVGTKRYDAHSGGEREIQRTMLELLNQLDGFDSRGDVKVILATNRIESLDPALLRPGRIDRKIEFPLPDIKTRRRIFQIHTSRMTLADDVNLEEFVMTKDEFSGADIKAICTEAGLLALRERRMKVTHADFQKAKEKVMFKKKEGVPEGLYM; from the exons ATGGGTCAAGGGACACCAGGCGGTTTGAACCGGCAAGGTCTTCCCGGGGACCGTAAAGGCGACGGATCGAACAAGAAGGAAAAGAAGTTCGAGCCAGCCGCACCCCCTGCGAGGGTGGGTCGGAAGCAACGAAAACAAAAGGGTCCGGAAGCGGCTGCTCGACTTCCCACAGTAACCCCACTCAGCAAGTGCAAGCTACGGCTGTTAAAGCTGGAGCGGATCAAGGATTATTTACTAATGGAAGAAGAGTTCGTAGCCAATCAGGAAAGGCTTAAGCCCCAGGAAGAGAAAGCCGAGGAAGACCGATCTAAGGTCGATGATTTGAGAGGCTCCCCGATGAGTGTGGGCAATTTAGAGGAACTCATCGATGAGAATCACGCCATTGTTTCCTCTTCGGTTGGCCCTGAATACTATGTGGGCATTTTATCATTTGTTGATAAAGACCAACTTGAGCCTGGTTGTGCTATCTTGATGCACAATAAG GTTCTTTCTGTAGTTGGACTCCTGCAAGATGAAGTGGATCCAATGGTATCGGTAATGAAGGTTGAAAAGGCTCCATTGGAGTCTTATGCTGATATAGGAGGATTGGATGCTCAGATACAAGAGATTAAAGAGGCAGTTGAGCTGCCTCTTACGCATCCTGAATTATATGAGGATATTGGTATTAAGCCTCCAAAAGGAGTTATTTTGTATGGAGAGCCTGGGACTGGCAAGACCTTGCTGGCAAAG GCAGTGGCAAATTCTACATCAGCAACTTTCTTACGTGTTGTTGGCAGTGAATTAATTCAGAAGTACTTGGGAGATGGTCCCAAGTTAGTAAGGGAACTCTTTAGAGTGGCTGATGATCTCTCCCCTTCAATTGTCTTTATTGATGAAATAGATGCAGTTGGCACCAAGAG GTATGATGCCCATTCTGGTGGTGAACGTGAAATTCAGAGGACCATGTTGGAGTTGCTGAACCAACTAGATGGATTTGATTCAAGAGGAGATGTCAAAGTGATTCTTGCAACAAATCGAATTGAAAGTCTTGATCCAGCTTTACTTCGCCCTGGTCGAATTGATAGGAAGATTGAATTTCCTCTCCCTGACATCAAAACCAGGAGGCGCATTTTCCAG ATACATACCTCAAGGATGACATTGGCTGATGATGTCAACTTGGAAGAATTTGTTATGACCAAAGATGAGTTCTCTGGAGCTGATATAAAGGCAATATGTACTGAAGCTGGTCTACTTGCTTTAAGGGAGCGCCGCATGAAG GTGACACATGCAGATTTTCAAAAGGCCAAGGAGAAGGTGATGTTCAAGAAGAAAGAAGGGGTTCCGGAGGGTCTTTATATGTAG